From one Cyanobacterium stanieri PCC 7202 genomic stretch:
- a CDS encoding glutamyl-tRNA amidotransferase subunit B (KEGG: mco:MCJ_001660 glutamyl-tRNA amidotransferase subunit B) yields MFEDLIPIVNILGTKNLKLPQSNLSSKKITAVDMEETLKQEIREYYSIDYDLIDNN; encoded by the coding sequence TTGTTCGAAGACTTAATACCTATCGTAAATATCTTAGGTACTAAGAATTTAAAATTACCTCAAAGTAATCTATCTTCTAAGAAAATTACAGCTGTTGATATGGAAGAAACTCTTAAACAGGAAATTCGAGAGTATTATTCTATAGACTATGATTTGATTGATAATAATTGA
- a CDS encoding glycosyl transferase family 2 (PFAM: Glycosyl transferase family 2~InterPro IPR001173~KEGG: rxy:Rxyl_3096 hypothetical protein~PFAM: glycosyl transferase family 2~SPTR: Putative uncharacterized protein), whose amino-acid sequence MITRYLSQIKSSKLFRIFKIQFSKYFIRKKFFTNDEGLSQYNFYLPYENNKKGVSAFIRMKNEEQKIYYCLKSIIDVFDEIIVIDNQSSDHSLKIVTDFKQEYDINNKIKIFNYPFRVARCGDENESTPENSIHSRAYYDNYALSQCSFKFAFRWDADMILNKNFRSDFKTFLQWVNQKELKVWKVKGTTVYRNLKGEYFLANSHTYGERRLYPCSYLNRYFKGKKSKNQYSSTLKTSLHSDLYPEVAFFELKFADEDEFSHWSITDFKKLGRKRKTKEWETLNLIKTGNVSGNDNLIFLPSTFLIDQTT is encoded by the coding sequence ATGATAACTCGATATTTGTCGCAAATAAAATCATCTAAATTATTTCGAATATTTAAAATCCAATTTAGTAAATACTTTATTAGAAAAAAATTTTTCACAAACGATGAAGGTTTATCGCAATATAATTTTTATCTACCATACGAAAATAATAAGAAAGGGGTTTCAGCATTTATTAGAATGAAAAATGAAGAGCAAAAAATTTACTATTGTCTTAAGTCTATTATTGATGTTTTTGATGAAATTATTGTCATAGATAATCAAAGTTCTGATCATAGTCTTAAAATTGTGACTGATTTCAAACAAGAATATGACATAAATAATAAAATCAAGATCTTTAACTATCCTTTTCGAGTCGCTCGATGTGGAGATGAAAATGAATCCACTCCCGAAAATTCAATTCATTCTCGTGCTTATTATGATAATTATGCCCTTTCACAATGTTCCTTTAAATTTGCTTTTAGATGGGATGCAGATATGATTCTAAACAAAAACTTTCGCAGCGACTTTAAAACATTTTTACAATGGGTTAATCAAAAAGAATTAAAGGTATGGAAAGTTAAAGGGACAACAGTTTATAGGAATTTAAAGGGAGAATATTTTTTGGCAAATAGTCATACATATGGAGAAAGAAGACTTTATCCCTGTAGTTATCTTAATAGATATTTTAAAGGTAAAAAATCGAAAAATCAGTACAGTTCAACACTAAAAACATCTCTACATAGTGATTTGTATCCCGAAGTTGCATTTTTTGAGCTTAAGTTTGCTGATGAAGATGAATTTTCCCATTGGAGTATAACTGATTTTAAAAAACTGGGGCGTAAAAGAAAAACTAAAGAATGGGAAACTTTAAATTTAATCAAAACAGGAAATGTTTCAGGAAATGATAATTTAATTTTTTTACCTTCAACTTTTCTTATAGACCAAACCACTTAA
- a CDS encoding hypothetical protein (KEGG: cyh:Cyan8802_3813 hypothetical protein~SPTR: Putative uncharacterized protein) has protein sequence MIKVLLVRDYNACNTAYVVYCLNYLRKRLLIKFREINILDYLDFSHDSYDVVIYATHPGEDTNKFKRILSTIVRTDDKFLAFPKTKILFDGHAHGAIDGFSRLRGTKLPRIKNAPHKKILSDLNVILPTTHPMGIRPKSPVYNYFGPIKLFPKSVVRDIDISYRVNLGKNDNYRRQIRQAVLNKIQDYHGSNLIDTKFVPKDPNYKNYMSRVLISVCPPGHGPGSFRHLESLNAKSLMFSHDSINDVQLLPNTDLIDGEDYISFNLDNIHEKLDQLLDDRDRIEKIAEKGYRKFVTGYSIAKTAQTIFDGIKKVR, from the coding sequence ATGATCAAAGTCTTATTAGTTAGAGATTATAATGCCTGTAATACTGCTTATGTAGTTTATTGCTTAAATTATTTAAGGAAAAGACTACTCATCAAATTCAGAGAAATTAATATTTTAGATTACCTAGATTTTTCTCATGATTCCTATGATGTGGTTATTTATGCGACTCATCCTGGAGAAGATACTAATAAGTTTAAAAGAATCCTCTCAACTATTGTGAGAACTGATGATAAATTTTTGGCGTTCCCGAAAACTAAAATTCTTTTTGATGGTCATGCTCATGGTGCCATAGATGGTTTTAGTAGATTGAGAGGAACAAAGCTACCAAGAATTAAAAATGCACCACACAAAAAAATCCTATCCGACCTTAACGTTATTTTACCCACCACTCATCCCATGGGAATTAGACCAAAATCACCAGTTTATAATTATTTTGGTCCTATTAAACTATTTCCAAAATCTGTGGTCAGAGATATAGACATATCTTATCGGGTCAATTTGGGTAAAAATGATAACTATCGTCGTCAAATTAGACAAGCTGTTTTAAATAAAATACAGGATTATCATGGTAGCAATTTGATTGACACGAAATTTGTTCCAAAAGATCCTAATTACAAAAACTATATGTCACGAGTATTAATTTCAGTTTGTCCCCCCGGACATGGACCTGGGAGTTTTCGTCATTTGGAAAGTCTTAATGCAAAGTCTTTAATGTTTTCCCACGATTCTATCAATGATGTACAACTTTTACCAAATACAGATTTAATTGATGGTGAAGATTATATATCTTTTAACCTTGATAACATTCATGAAAAACTGGATCAATTATTAGATGATAGAGATAGAATTGAAAAAATTGCTGAAAAAGGATACCGTAAATTTGTCACTGGATATTCTATAGCTAAAACAGCACAAACAATATTTGACGGAATTAAAAAAGTTAGATAG
- a CDS encoding hypothetical protein (KEGG: sun:SUN_1730 hypothetical protein~SPTR: Putative uncharacterized protein) → MLIKHTGINKFIFIANPKCASSIKASGISKIGDIKIVRSPLGKHMSMREVYDRCGCIFENQEFSLDKFFK, encoded by the coding sequence ATGCTAATTAAGCATACAGGAATTAACAAATTTATTTTTATCGCAAATCCTAAATGTGCTTCTTCTATAAAAGCATCAGGAATAAGTAAAATAGGTGACATTAAAATTGTGAGAAGTCCTTTAGGTAAACATATGTCTATGCGAGAGGTATATGATAGATGTGGTTGTATTTTTGAGAATCAAGAATTTAGTTTAGATAAATTTTTCAAGTAG
- a CDS encoding hypothetical protein (KEGG: mmr:Mmar10_1834 hypothetical protein~SPTR: Putative enzyme;~manually curated), producing the protein MCNIHEKKIVSIIGSGRTGSTLLMLILGSHPDCFALGELSKLYRYYKTGKPLCGICQGTCEFWNQLFDEQELNQLTSVLGNTRLNSLVPLVLEKKIRKIFNQEHIFNPYSTIFSKLNENILIDSSKEVDWVKERYQAQEFTSGKIENYLIHMVRDGRAVMSSKLRITPGLTATEFSHQWAKRIRATNDFFDQFPSERKMVVSYEKFVTQNEEVLQQLCKLLQIDFIPEMAQYWKQDHHLVAGNTGTRSLILKYRNQETNVLLDQVQKRQGNYYENMGLQLKLDLRWKDELSSEQLEIFNRIAGELNKPYEWDKQT; encoded by the coding sequence ATTTGTAATATTCATGAAAAAAAAATTGTCTCGATTATTGGAAGCGGGCGGACTGGCTCAACATTATTGATGCTAATTCTTGGCAGTCATCCTGATTGTTTTGCGTTAGGGGAATTAAGTAAATTATATCGTTACTATAAAACAGGGAAACCTCTTTGTGGTATTTGTCAAGGCACTTGTGAATTTTGGAATCAATTATTTGACGAACAGGAACTAAACCAACTCACTTCCGTTTTAGGTAATACTAGATTAAACTCATTAGTTCCTTTGGTTTTAGAAAAGAAAATTAGGAAAATTTTTAATCAAGAACATATTTTTAACCCTTATTCCACTATTTTTAGTAAACTTAATGAAAACATCTTGATTGATTCGAGTAAAGAAGTTGACTGGGTAAAAGAAAGATACCAAGCACAAGAATTTACTTCAGGAAAAATAGAAAACTATTTGATTCATATGGTTCGTGACGGTAGAGCCGTTATGAGTTCTAAATTGAGAATTACTCCTGGATTAACTGCGACTGAATTCAGTCATCAATGGGCGAAAAGAATTCGAGCAACTAACGATTTTTTTGATCAATTTCCATCAGAACGTAAAATGGTGGTTTCCTATGAAAAATTTGTTACTCAAAATGAAGAAGTTTTACAACAATTATGTAAATTATTACAAATTGATTTCATACCAGAAATGGCTCAATATTGGAAACAGGATCATCATCTAGTAGCAGGGAATACTGGTACTAGATCATTGATATTAAAGTATAGAAATCAAGAAACTAACGTACTTCTAGATCAAGTCCAAAAACGTCAAGGAAATTATTATGAAAATATGGGTTTACAATTAAAATTAGATTTACGCTGGAAAGATGAGTTATCATCAGAACAGCTTGAGATATTTAATCGAATTGCTGGCGAGTTAAATAAACCTTATGAATGGGATAAACAAACTTAG
- a CDS encoding hypothetical protein (KEGG: cyc:PCC7424_0368 hypothetical protein~SPTR: Putative uncharacterized protein), whose product MLFVSLDNGIITIIFLFFTMTFSVAIAHLPGIHPLEVKQLASEGIYTNIDLLKKASNPNKKQLLANQIGLNIKLINKLVALSNLACAESIGGKYCGLLLHAGIPSLKHLSTVSAPQLHRQILRLQVSMLKRKDCCPSISLVEHWIKEARQLTKS is encoded by the coding sequence ATGTTATTTGTTAGCTTGGATAATGGAATCATTACCATCATTTTTTTATTTTTCACCATGACATTTTCCGTTGCGATCGCCCATCTTCCGGGAATTCATCCCTTAGAAGTAAAACAACTAGCATCAGAGGGAATTTATACCAATATAGACTTACTTAAAAAAGCATCCAACCCAAACAAAAAACAATTACTAGCCAACCAGATAGGATTAAATATCAAACTAATAAATAAATTGGTTGCTTTATCTAATTTAGCCTGTGCCGAGAGTATTGGGGGCAAATATTGCGGTTTGTTACTACACGCAGGAATTCCATCTTTGAAGCATTTAAGCACCGTCTCCGCACCACAATTGCACCGTCAAATTTTACGCTTACAAGTATCAATGCTCAAAAGAAAAGATTGTTGTCCTTCCATATCCCTTGTAGAACATTGGATTAAGGAAGCACGACAACTAACTAAGAGTTAG
- a CDS encoding nucleotide-diphospho-sugar transferase superfamily protein (KEGG: mar:MAE_49910 nucleotide-diphospho-sugar transferases superfamily protein~SPTR: Nucleotide-diphospho-sugar transferases superfamily), translating into MLHVTKGIYTVANDVVFDQLVAWLNSVEVNVGSQIPVYVMAYDDRTLRVKAEIEKRENVTFIDDKQLFKPWEDFSYRAWQGHPDALEIWKSKGIEGVNRIGMNRRYCAFDEKSPADKFVYFDADVLVLNSLDKIFQKLEQNDFVVYDFQYKDPSHIYNINSAKLHDIFPKKRIESEIFCAGFYGGKKGLFNPKQRDFIIEKLNQGDGEILYYQAPNQSLLNYMKMKLNIPVYNFALELPPEEKTGNSVTSSHFEYKNNVLYDKGVRLTYLHYIGVPSSVFTRVCAGENLDFPYRDIFLHYRYLHEPEKMPKFVGKPKPYNPPPTFMDKVLRKLGVNTKKG; encoded by the coding sequence ATGTTGCATGTGACCAAAGGTATTTATACGGTAGCCAATGATGTTGTTTTTGATCAATTAGTGGCGTGGCTCAATAGTGTAGAAGTTAACGTCGGTTCACAAATTCCTGTCTATGTAATGGCTTATGACGATCGCACTTTAAGGGTAAAAGCAGAAATTGAGAAAAGAGAGAATGTTACTTTTATTGATGATAAGCAATTATTTAAGCCATGGGAAGATTTTTCTTATCGTGCATGGCAAGGACATCCTGATGCCTTAGAAATATGGAAATCAAAGGGTATAGAAGGGGTTAATCGTATTGGTATGAACCGAAGATATTGTGCTTTTGATGAAAAAAGCCCTGCAGATAAATTCGTTTATTTTGATGCTGATGTACTGGTACTCAACTCACTGGATAAAATCTTTCAAAAACTAGAGCAAAATGACTTTGTTGTCTATGATTTTCAATATAAAGATCCATCTCATATTTATAATATAAATTCAGCTAAATTACATGATATTTTTCCTAAAAAAAGAATTGAATCAGAAATTTTTTGTGCAGGGTTTTACGGAGGGAAAAAAGGCTTATTTAATCCAAAGCAAAGAGACTTTATCATAGAAAAATTAAATCAAGGAGATGGGGAAATTTTATACTATCAAGCACCTAATCAATCTTTATTAAACTATATGAAAATGAAATTAAATATACCAGTATATAATTTTGCCCTTGAATTACCACCCGAAGAAAAAACTGGAAATTCTGTAACATCATCTCATTTTGAATATAAAAATAATGTTTTATATGATAAAGGAGTTAGACTAACCTATCTACACTATATTGGAGTGCCTTCTAGTGTTTTTACGAGGGTATGTGCGGGGGAAAACCTTGATTTTCCTTATAGAGATATTTTCTTGCATTATCGTTATTTACATGAACCTGAAAAGATGCCAAAATTTGTGGGTAAACCAAAACCTTATAATCCTCCGCCAACTTTTATGGATAAAGTTTTGAGAAAGTTGGGGGTAAATACAAAAAAGGGATAA